In Streptomyces alboniger, the following are encoded in one genomic region:
- a CDS encoding chaplin, translating into MYRIAKAAAATVGTGAVVLGGAGLASADAGAQGQAVGSPGVLSGNLLQVPIHVPVNLCGNTVDIIGLLNPTFGNQCVNKSDKHHHHGGGHHKGDDHKGGGRHHGGYGG; encoded by the coding sequence ATGTATCGCATCGCGAAGGCAGCCGCCGCCACCGTCGGCACCGGTGCTGTCGTGCTCGGGGGCGCCGGCCTGGCTTCGGCGGACGCCGGTGCGCAGGGCCAGGCCGTCGGCTCCCCGGGCGTGCTCTCGGGCAACCTGCTCCAGGTCCCGATCCACGTCCCCGTGAACCTCTGCGGCAACACCGTCGACATCATCGGTCTGCTGAACCCCACCTTCGGCAACCAGTGTGTCAACAAGAGCGACAAGCACCACCACCACGGCGGCGGGCACCACAAGGGCGACGACCACAAGGGTGGCGGTCGCCACCACGGCGGCTACGGCGGCTGA
- a CDS encoding M23 family metallopeptidase — protein sequence MPAASELAGMDYDIEKAPKAPPTRRHALRVAAGILAVGAAPLTASRALARPADADVCTGGYDAEFEAALAEADSHVAPDETRGLAPERAPGRFALPLRRRFRVSARYGIRGDWLAGHHTGIDLAVPRGTPVYAVGAGVVVLARWSGAYGNAVTVRMRDGRYAVYAHLSRIHVQQGTRVRAGGRIGSSGATGRATGPHLHLEIRAHRGYGTDIDPVRYLARRGARLL from the coding sequence GTGCCCGCCGCTAGTGAGCTGGCGGGCATGGACTACGACATAGAGAAGGCGCCAAAGGCGCCTCCCACGCGGCGCCACGCTTTGCGCGTCGCCGCCGGAATCCTGGCCGTCGGAGCGGCCCCGCTGACCGCGTCCCGCGCCCTCGCGCGACCAGCGGATGCGGATGTCTGCACGGGTGGGTACGACGCCGAGTTCGAAGCGGCCCTGGCCGAGGCCGACTCCCACGTCGCCCCCGACGAGACCCGGGGCCTCGCCCCCGAGCGAGCGCCCGGCCGTTTCGCCCTCCCGCTGCGCAGGCGCTTCAGAGTCAGCGCGCGCTACGGAATCCGCGGCGACTGGCTCGCCGGGCACCACACGGGCATCGACCTGGCGGTGCCGCGCGGGACGCCGGTGTACGCGGTGGGCGCGGGGGTCGTCGTCCTCGCGCGCTGGTCGGGGGCGTACGGCAACGCGGTGACCGTGCGGATGCGGGACGGCCGCTATGCCGTCTACGCCCATCTCTCCCGCATCCACGTCCAGCAGGGAACACGGGTCCGCGCCGGGGGCCGCATCGGGAGCAGCGGTGCGACGGGGCGGGCCACCGGCCCCCATCTGCACCTGGAGATCCGGGCCCACCGCGGCTACGGCACGGACATCGACCCGGTCCGCTACCTGGCCAGACGGGGAGCCCGGCTCCTCTAG
- a CDS encoding FAD-dependent monooxygenase has translation MKIDCVGGGPASLYLAILAKLQEPAHEVTVHERHAAGTSHGWGVTYWPDLLEELRTHDPVSARAVAERSVRWRGGFAHVGDRTTAHDGDVGHAIGRHRLRTVLADRARELGVGLEFGAEIGSRAELPDADLVVAGDGAHSRLRTESAAHFGTRVTTGANRFIWLGTTRVFTAFTFAFVESGHGWIWCYAYGYGPDRSTCVVECSEATWTGLGLDRIDHADALRLLEKLFADMLDGHELLGRTDIEGHAQWQAFPTVTNEAWSHGNLVLIGDAAHTTHYSIGAGTSLALRDAACLARMLGPAGPGRLPDALAAYERERKQALLSVQSAARHSAQWYENLPRYIGLEPRQMFALLGQRHSPLLPYVPPQLYYHLDQTVGRLPSLRRLKQSLGPRLARVLQSRRPRG, from the coding sequence GTGAAGATCGATTGCGTCGGTGGGGGGCCCGCCTCCCTGTATCTGGCCATCCTCGCCAAGCTTCAGGAACCGGCCCACGAGGTCACCGTCCACGAGAGGCACGCGGCCGGCACCAGCCACGGCTGGGGCGTCACGTACTGGCCCGATCTCCTGGAAGAGCTGCGCACCCACGACCCCGTGTCCGCGCGCGCCGTCGCGGAGCGGTCCGTGCGCTGGCGCGGCGGCTTCGCCCACGTCGGCGACAGGACCACGGCCCACGACGGCGACGTGGGCCACGCCATCGGGCGCCACCGGCTGCGGACCGTCCTCGCCGACCGCGCCCGGGAGCTGGGTGTCGGGCTGGAGTTCGGCGCCGAGATCGGCAGCCGGGCCGAGCTGCCCGACGCGGACCTCGTCGTCGCGGGCGACGGCGCGCACAGCAGGCTCCGCACGGAGAGCGCCGCCCACTTCGGTACGCGCGTGACCACCGGCGCCAACCGCTTCATCTGGCTCGGCACGACCCGGGTCTTCACCGCGTTCACCTTCGCCTTCGTGGAGAGTGGGCACGGCTGGATCTGGTGCTACGCCTACGGGTACGGCCCCGATCGCAGCACCTGCGTGGTGGAGTGCTCCGAGGCCACCTGGACCGGCCTCGGCCTCGACAGGATCGACCACGCCGACGCCCTGCGCCTGCTGGAGAAGCTCTTCGCCGACATGCTCGACGGCCACGAACTCCTCGGCCGTACGGACATCGAGGGCCACGCGCAGTGGCAGGCCTTCCCGACCGTCACCAACGAGGCGTGGTCCCACGGCAACCTCGTCCTGATCGGCGACGCCGCGCACACCACGCACTACTCGATCGGGGCCGGCACCAGCCTCGCCCTGCGGGACGCCGCGTGTCTGGCGCGGATGCTGGGTCCGGCGGGACCCGGGCGGCTTCCGGACGCGCTCGCGGCCTACGAGCGCGAGCGCAAGCAGGCCCTGCTCTCCGTGCAGAGCGCGGCCCGGCACAGCGCCCAGTGGTACGAGAACCTTCCCCGGTACATCGGCCTTGAGCCGCGGCAGATGTTCGCGCTGCTCGGACAGCGCCATTCGCCGCTGCTGCCGTATGTGCCGCCCCAGCTCTACTACCACCTGGACCAGACCGTGGGCCGCCTGCCGTCCCTGCGCCGGCTCAAGCAGAGCCTCGGCCCCCGGCTGGCGCGCGTCCTCCAGAGCCGACGCCCTCGGGGCTGA